A stretch of Acidobacteriota bacterium DNA encodes these proteins:
- a CDS encoding TIGR00730 family Rossman fold protein codes for MPISLNSICMFCGSSPGLNASYEEAARATARALVRANLRLIYGGGRVGLIGVLADAVISAGGHVTGVMPRALFDGEIAHQGLSELRVVNTMNERKEVMARLADAFIALQGGAGTLEEMFEQWTWSQLGVHAKPCGLLDVNGYFSPLLTMIEKLVAEGFTAAPFPAMLAVDTDTDNLLARFRIYQAPVRKWSAQNGQVVQA; via the coding sequence ATGCCGATTTCCCTCAATTCTATTTGCATGTTCTGTGGATCGAGTCCAGGGCTAAACGCGAGCTACGAAGAGGCGGCCCGGGCCACGGCACGTGCCCTCGTGCGCGCGAATCTCCGTCTCATCTACGGAGGCGGAAGAGTTGGATTGATTGGCGTGCTGGCTGACGCAGTTATCTCGGCCGGTGGACACGTGACAGGAGTTATGCCTCGTGCTCTCTTCGACGGCGAAATCGCTCACCAAGGGTTGAGCGAATTGCGTGTGGTCAACACAATGAATGAGAGGAAGGAGGTTATGGCGCGGCTTGCAGATGCCTTCATAGCTCTGCAAGGGGGTGCGGGCACCCTCGAAGAAATGTTCGAGCAATGGACATGGTCACAACTGGGTGTCCATGCGAAACCTTGCGGACTCCTGGATGTGAACGGCTATTTCAGTCCACTGCTCACCATGATCGAGAAGCTGGTTGCTGAGGGATTTACGGCAGCGCCGTTTCCGGCAATGCTCGCGGTCGATACTGATACGGATAACCTGCTCGCGCGCTTCCGGATATATCAGGCACCGGTCCGGAAATGGTCAGCTCAAAACGGTCAGGTGGTTCAGGCGTGA
- the bluB gene encoding 5,6-dimethylbenzimidazole synthase, with amino-acid sequence MKPAVIGPTQPNPTVFDETFRQHFESLLKLRRDVRSFRIDPVQPDLIEHLIGLASLAPSVGYSQPWRFVSVESQECRETVRGNFERSNRAALDLYSGKRAQLYASLKLAGLREAPVHLAVFVDQLTQRGTGLGRMTMPETLEYSAVLAVHTLWLAARTYGLGLGWVSILDPVEVNRGLNLPQDWKLISYLCIGYPKEDHSSPELLRRGWEVTLPVTQLVVRR; translated from the coding sequence ATGAAGCCTGCCGTGATCGGACCAACCCAGCCAAACCCGACTGTCTTCGACGAGACCTTTCGCCAGCACTTTGAGAGCTTGCTTAAGTTGAGACGAGATGTTCGCAGCTTCCGCATCGATCCTGTTCAGCCGGACCTCATCGAGCACTTGATTGGCCTCGCCTCTTTGGCGCCTTCGGTGGGCTATAGCCAACCGTGGCGCTTCGTCTCGGTTGAATCGCAAGAGTGCCGTGAAACCGTGCGAGGCAACTTTGAACGGTCGAATCGCGCAGCATTGGATCTCTACTCGGGCAAGAGGGCGCAACTCTACGCATCCCTGAAGTTGGCTGGGCTCCGCGAGGCCCCAGTGCATTTGGCCGTATTCGTGGATCAGCTTACACAGCGTGGTACCGGACTGGGAAGGATGACCATGCCAGAGACGTTGGAATATTCTGCAGTTCTGGCTGTGCATACTCTATGGTTGGCGGCGCGTACCTATGGATTAGGCCTGGGCTGGGTATCCATTCTCGATCCGGTGGAAGTCAATCGTGGCCTGAACCTTCCTCAGGACTGGAAATTGATTTCGTATCTCTGTATTGGATATCCAAAAGAAGACCATTCCTCCCCTGAGCTTCTTCGGCGTGGTTGGGAAGTGACCTTGCCGGTGACACAGTTGGTCGTGAGGCGCTGA